From Hippoglossus stenolepis isolate QCI-W04-F060 chromosome 6, HSTE1.2, whole genome shotgun sequence, a single genomic window includes:
- the adora1b gene encoding adenosine receptor A1b, with protein sequence MPGALLSAQSLYIGMEVVIAVASVIGNVMVVWAVKINKSLRDNTFCFIVSLALADIAVGALVIPLAITISIGLQTHFYSCLLVACTVLVLTQSSILALLAIAIDRYLRVKIPTRYKQVVTPRRAGLAVVVCWTVAFIVGLTPMLGWNNLRRLQQDGLNSSNLIITCQFENVISMDYMVYFNFFSWVLPPLLLMLVIYAEIFYMIHKQLNSKKFTTSHTDPNKYYNKELNLAKSLALVLFLFAVSWLPLHIINCITLFCPDCKKPMVFIYIAILLTHGNSAVNPIIYAFRIKKFRTAFRKIWYQYFCCKDTPALEIQPSDRKEMPNPEPLQALSPQKEVPKSDPPQQLQSPPEQQEQQQNQRPEPLQQPKEHPPSLEQNTV encoded by the exons ATGCCCGGGGCACTTCTCTCAGCGCAGTCGCTCTACATCGGGATGGAGGTGGTGATCGCGGTCGCGTCTGTGATCGGGAACGTGATGGTGGTCTGGGCGGTGAAAATTAACAAGTCGCTGCGAGATAACACGTTTTGCTTCATCGTCTCTCTGGCTCTGGCGGATATTGCGGTGGGCGCCCTCGTCATCCCCCTGGCCATCACCATCAGCATCGGACTTCAGACTCACTTTTACAGCTGCCTGCTCGTGGCGTGCACGGTGCTGGTGCTGACGCAAAGTTCAATCCTCGCCCTCCTGGCCATTGCAATTGACCGCTATCTCAGGGTCAAGATCCCGACCAG GTACAAGCAGGTGGTGACCCCTCGGCGAGCGGGGCTGGCAGTGGTGGTGTGCTGGACGGTGGCTTTCATCGTGGGCCTCACACCCATGTTGGGCTGGAACAACCTGAGGCGCCTCCAGCAGGACGGCTTGAACAGCTCCAACCTCATTATCACCTGCCAGTTTGAAAATGTCATCAGCATGGACTACATGGTGTATTTTAACTTCTTCAGCTGGGTGCTGCCGCCCCTGCTCCTCATGCTGGTTATCTATGCAGAGATCTTCTACATGATCCACAAGCAACTGAACAGTAAGAAGTTCACCACCAGCCACACCGACCCCAACAAATACTACAACAAGGAGCTGAATCTTGCTAAATCCCTGGCTCTGgtcctctttctctttgctgtCAGCTGGCTCCCCCTCCACATCATCAATTGCATCACACTCTTCTGCCCTGACTGCAAGAAGCCCATGGTCTTCATCTACATCGCCATCCTGCTCACCCACGGCAACTCCGCTGTCAACCCAATCATCTACGCTTTTCGCATCAAGAAGTTCCGCACAGCCTTCCGGAAAATCTGGTATCAGTACTTCTGCTGCAAGGACACGCCAGCTCTGGAGATTCAGCCCAGCGACAGGAAGGAGATGCCCAATCCAGAGCCACTGCAGGCCCTGTCACCGCAGAAGGAAGTCCCTAAGTCTGATCCACCACAACAGCTGCAGTCTCCAcctgagcagcaggagcagcagcagaaccagaggCCCGAACCACTGCAGCAGCCCAAAGAGCATCCACCCTCACTGGAGCAGAACACAGTCTAA